Proteins found in one Paenibacillus dendritiformis genomic segment:
- a CDS encoding response regulator transcription factor family protein: MRKLGDVIRTAKRKLAVIEEQYEIIEKHPFQAERTRRLEERCQAARETTKTVCHLLTFAETELDALRQHVASEDGLKRLESLRASIVEEQNQLQDQLRRLEQPGHELPLEAFIEAVADDWSRQEGVPVSFRKLGSAYPVDQDTQQLLYRCAWEALANACWHGQADSVHMSMQYAPTHITLQIEDNGKRPDWLPFGSDMSPVKERLNMLGGDMHLYTGVDGETVMTVTVPSEAAAPVERIEIVALGDPPAWREQVASLLNEERDFRAVTAEHEDEAAEVVEKTQPDILLLSVNLDGTNRRDWIGRLREKGKGKNTRVIVIVKEGEERVKAVQALRGTVDGYASQQAGAKELAATIRFVHCGGKMITEGGHEPAGRQSGSGLAPSVRVSGENPFSLTSREMDIMKGLMQGLRYKAIASRLHLSERTVRNYMPSIYAKLNVSNRDEAVEKARKESLIS; the protein is encoded by the coding sequence TTGCGTAAGCTCGGAGATGTCATACGCACGGCCAAACGTAAACTTGCCGTCATTGAGGAGCAATACGAGATTATTGAAAAGCACCCGTTCCAGGCGGAACGGACGCGGCGCTTGGAGGAGCGCTGCCAGGCGGCACGCGAGACCACGAAGACGGTCTGTCATCTGCTTACGTTCGCAGAGACTGAACTGGATGCGCTTCGCCAGCATGTCGCTTCAGAAGATGGCCTGAAGCGCTTAGAATCGCTGAGAGCATCTATAGTGGAAGAGCAGAATCAGCTTCAGGATCAGTTGCGGCGTCTGGAGCAGCCGGGACACGAACTGCCGTTAGAGGCGTTTATTGAAGCGGTCGCAGACGATTGGAGCAGGCAAGAAGGCGTTCCCGTATCCTTCCGGAAGCTTGGCAGCGCCTATCCGGTCGATCAGGACACGCAGCAGTTATTGTACCGCTGTGCATGGGAGGCGTTGGCCAATGCCTGTTGGCACGGCCAAGCAGATTCTGTCCACATGTCCATGCAATATGCCCCCACGCACATTACGCTGCAGATAGAGGATAATGGAAAACGGCCCGATTGGCTGCCATTCGGCTCGGATATGTCTCCTGTGAAAGAACGTCTGAACATGTTGGGAGGCGATATGCATCTTTATACCGGTGTGGACGGAGAAACGGTGATGACCGTAACGGTACCGAGCGAAGCGGCAGCCCCCGTCGAACGGATTGAGATTGTAGCATTGGGAGATCCCCCTGCATGGCGCGAGCAGGTCGCAAGTCTTTTGAACGAAGAACGGGATTTCCGGGCCGTCACGGCGGAGCATGAAGATGAAGCGGCAGAAGTCGTGGAGAAGACGCAACCCGATATCCTCTTGCTGTCCGTAAATTTGGATGGAACAAACAGGAGGGATTGGATAGGACGCCTCAGGGAAAAAGGGAAGGGAAAAAACACCCGCGTTATCGTTATCGTTAAGGAAGGGGAGGAACGTGTTAAGGCGGTGCAGGCGCTTCGCGGCACGGTTGACGGATATGCATCGCAACAGGCGGGCGCGAAGGAATTAGCGGCTACCATCCGATTCGTGCATTGCGGCGGCAAGATGATTACGGAAGGAGGACATGAACCGGCAGGCCGGCAAAGCGGAAGTGGACTCGCCCCATCCGTTCGCGTATCAGGCGAGAATCCGTTCTCGTTGACAAGCCGGGAGATGGATATTATGAAGGGATTAATGCAGGGACTTCGTTATAAAGCCATTGCGTCCCGGCTGCATCTGTCGGAACGCACGGTGCGGAATTACATGCCGTCTATTTATGCGAAGCTGAATGTAAGCAACCGTGATGAGGCGGTGGAGAAGGCGAGGAAGGAATCGTTAATATCCTGA
- a CDS encoding extracellular solute-binding protein, with the protein MTLKVLDYSQEDFNDRFGDAFTAKYPNIEIKVIPTLNEKKRVVLRGDELRKLEDKEKPDLLLPDQDSLEKYVAEGRLVDLEPYIAQSKSIKLANMNQNIVDSMKVKGKLYTLSPTFMTKGLFYNKTLFDKYKIKYPKNKMSWAEVMDLAAEFKNKAGSDKVEGFDYDHNLFSLADTISRSYNLTYRDVSKGGKNITINTKEWKPIFEMVLKAAKKNAITTKKEAFLAGNAAMTVDDSFFLRSIKLQNIKFEWGVVSEPVNPARPISSAAGANHMFGISTESKHADAAWKFIEFVNSEEFAKGYLKDGEFMSGVPTNECCKKWNNKVDLSGLYQLAPIKTIYDPNQPDIWQVYLKEGDAAFKSALNGTQSLDSMLAGLHTKLQSELDQAWAKKGK; encoded by the coding sequence GTGACCTTGAAGGTGTTGGACTACTCCCAAGAAGATTTTAACGATAGGTTCGGGGATGCATTTACGGCCAAGTACCCGAATATTGAAATCAAGGTCATCCCGACACTAAACGAGAAAAAGAGAGTCGTGCTTCGGGGGGATGAACTGCGTAAGCTGGAGGATAAGGAAAAGCCGGATCTGCTGCTGCCCGATCAGGATAGCTTGGAGAAATATGTGGCTGAGGGCAGACTGGTCGATTTAGAGCCCTATATTGCCCAATCCAAATCCATCAAGCTGGCCAATATGAATCAAAATATCGTGGATTCCATGAAAGTAAAAGGCAAACTCTACACGCTCTCGCCGACATTTATGACCAAAGGCCTGTTTTATAACAAAACCCTATTCGATAAATACAAGATCAAGTACCCGAAAAACAAAATGAGCTGGGCGGAAGTGATGGATCTAGCCGCGGAATTCAAGAACAAAGCGGGCTCGGATAAGGTTGAAGGGTTTGATTATGACCATAATTTATTCTCTTTGGCCGATACAATCTCACGCTCCTATAATCTGACATATCGGGATGTCAGCAAGGGCGGCAAGAACATTACGATCAACACCAAAGAATGGAAACCGATCTTCGAGATGGTGCTCAAGGCTGCCAAAAAAAATGCAATCACGACAAAAAAAGAGGCCTTTCTAGCAGGCAACGCGGCAATGACGGTAGATGATTCTTTCTTTCTTCGCTCGATTAAGCTGCAAAACATCAAGTTCGAGTGGGGCGTTGTATCCGAGCCCGTTAATCCCGCTCGTCCGATAAGTTCGGCAGCTGGAGCCAATCATATGTTCGGCATTAGCACCGAGTCGAAGCATGCGGATGCGGCTTGGAAGTTCATTGAGTTCGTCAACAGTGAGGAGTTTGCCAAAGGGTACCTAAAGGATGGCGAATTTATGTCCGGAGTACCGACGAACGAATGCTGCAAGAAGTGGAACAATAAAGTCGACCTTAGCGGCCTCTACCAGCTGGCTCCGATCAAAACGATATATGATCCGAACCAACCGGATATCTGGCAAGTGTATCTTAAAGAAGGGGATGCGGCATTCAAATCCGCCTTGAATGGCACACAGAGCCTTGATTCCATGTTGGCCGGACTTCACACGAAATTACAGTCTGAACTAGATCAAGCATGGGCCAAGAAGGGAAAATAA
- a CDS encoding ABC transporter substrate-binding protein — MKNRLRAPNIAWLLLGLALLLQGCTDKHTEPFDPNKPVTLKIMYPWEGEEFYNRFGEQFQLKYPNVDFHIIKEPEYNPELTAKENEQALLAYIAKERPDVLKLGPVRFETVAAAGKLIDLAPWIQRDKFSLDGIYPPVIDAIKMKGRGTLYGLSPTFMSWALYYNKDLFERYGVTPPQDKMTWEQVLDLAARFPVEGSPEERIYGFALPFSSNSSLFSLMESIAKTEQIALIDASGTRLLFDSDGWKRITKLAVRSMTSNSVYFPVEVDPSRMLVDDPFLAGRVAMIVMGDSTAQDLQDINQIRENSIPPEEPLRWGVVPVPIDPVNPQSANEISVYEIYGIGADSTAKAAAWELVKFINGDEWAKAKSRTKDGGNLLARYAYNKDRYDHFDPEEIEVFYKIRPQSGEELRQIRQVPPAFRTSFAEIVREELESIIVDKQSVDQAVQKIQTRGQAELDSFNARTEEK, encoded by the coding sequence ATGAAGAACCGGCTTCGCGCACCGAACATCGCATGGCTGCTCCTCGGCTTAGCCCTGCTGCTGCAAGGCTGTACCGACAAGCATACCGAGCCCTTCGACCCGAACAAGCCCGTTACTTTAAAAATCATGTACCCTTGGGAAGGGGAGGAGTTCTATAATCGGTTCGGTGAGCAGTTTCAACTCAAATATCCGAATGTCGATTTTCACATCATCAAGGAGCCGGAGTATAACCCCGAGTTAACGGCAAAAGAGAATGAGCAGGCATTGCTTGCCTATATCGCGAAGGAACGGCCTGATGTTCTGAAACTTGGTCCCGTCAGATTCGAAACGGTAGCGGCTGCGGGTAAGCTCATTGATTTGGCGCCATGGATTCAACGGGACAAGTTTTCGCTGGACGGGATTTATCCCCCAGTTATCGACGCGATTAAAATGAAGGGCCGCGGAACGCTGTACGGACTGTCCCCAACATTTATGAGTTGGGCCCTATACTATAACAAGGACTTATTTGAGCGGTACGGGGTGACGCCGCCCCAGGATAAGATGACCTGGGAACAAGTGCTTGATTTGGCTGCGCGCTTTCCGGTTGAAGGTTCCCCAGAAGAACGGATATACGGGTTTGCTCTTCCATTCTCTAGTAACAGTTCTTTATTTTCGCTCATGGAGAGCATCGCCAAGACCGAGCAGATCGCATTGATCGATGCTTCGGGGACACGATTGCTGTTCGACTCGGACGGCTGGAAGCGGATAACGAAGCTAGCGGTCCGGAGCATGACCTCCAATTCTGTCTATTTTCCCGTGGAGGTTGATCCAAGCAGGATGCTGGTCGATGATCCATTCCTAGCGGGCAGAGTCGCCATGATCGTCATGGGTGATTCTACAGCGCAGGACTTGCAAGATATAAACCAAATCAGGGAAAATTCCATTCCCCCGGAAGAGCCGCTGCGTTGGGGAGTTGTACCGGTTCCTATCGATCCCGTAAATCCGCAATCCGCGAACGAGATCTCTGTGTATGAAATATACGGCATTGGGGCCGACTCTACCGCCAAAGCAGCAGCCTGGGAGCTTGTGAAGTTCATCAACGGCGATGAATGGGCAAAAGCTAAATCTCGTACCAAAGACGGGGGTAATCTGCTGGCGCGTTACGCATACAATAAGGACCGCTACGACCATTTCGACCCTGAAGAGATTGAGGTATTCTATAAAATCAGACCGCAGAGCGGAGAAGAACTGCGGCAAATCCGCCAAGTCCCGCCTGCATTCCGGACATCGTTCGCAGAGATCGTAAGGGAAGAACTCGAATCGATTATCGTGGACAAGCAAAGTGTTGATCAGGCCGTACAGAAGATTCAGACACGAGGCCAGGCGGAGCTTGATTCGTTCAATGCCCGGACGGAAGAGAAATAA
- a CDS encoding ABC transporter substrate-binding protein: MTWTLICSVLLLMLPIHAEAASEKVTLKVLDLSQDFFDKRFGNAFTAKYPNIQIKVIPIQKQNGTSLLSGDEIRKLEDKEKPDLLSESLYTHSLDEYVAEGKLVDLGPYISQSKSIKLANLNQNIVNSMKVNGKLYTLSPTFMAKGLFYNKTLFDKYKIKYPKNEMSWAEVMELAAEFKEKAGSPGFHYNHELFSLAAIDIARSYNLTYQDKSKGGKNITFNTKEWKSIFDMVLKAAKKEAVTKEKDAFLAGNAAMTVQDTFLLRTIKLSNIKFEWGVVSEPVNPARPISSAYGANHMFGISTESKHADAAWKFIEFINSEDFAKGYVKDGEFGDGLPTNECCKKWGNKVDLSGLYRLAPVKEKYDSNIPDIWEFLSKEGNSAFKSVLKGTQSLDSMLASLQKKAQAELDKAWAKKGK, translated from the coding sequence ATGACATGGACGCTAATTTGCAGCGTTCTTCTGCTCATGCTCCCTATCCATGCGGAAGCGGCCAGCGAGAAAGTGACCTTGAAGGTGTTGGACTTATCCCAAGATTTTTTTGACAAGAGATTCGGAAATGCATTTACGGCCAAATACCCGAATATCCAAATTAAGGTCATCCCTATACAGAAACAGAACGGGACATCGCTGCTTTCGGGTGATGAAATACGTAAGCTGGAGGATAAGGAAAAGCCGGATCTGCTGTCGGAAAGCTTATATACACATAGCTTGGACGAATATGTGGCCGAAGGCAAGCTCGTCGATTTAGGTCCGTATATTTCCCAATCCAAATCCATTAAGCTGGCCAATTTGAATCAAAATATTGTGAATTCCATGAAAGTAAATGGAAAACTCTACACGCTTTCGCCGACATTTATGGCGAAGGGCCTATTTTATAACAAAACCCTATTCGATAAATACAAGATCAAGTACCCGAAAAACGAAATGAGCTGGGCGGAAGTGATGGAGTTAGCCGCGGAATTCAAGGAGAAAGCCGGCTCTCCAGGATTTCATTATAACCATGAATTATTCTCATTGGCAGCCATTGATATCGCACGCTCGTATAACCTGACATATCAGGATAAGAGCAAGGGCGGCAAGAACATAACGTTCAACACCAAGGAATGGAAATCGATCTTTGACATGGTGCTCAAAGCTGCCAAAAAAGAGGCAGTTACGAAGGAAAAAGATGCCTTTCTAGCAGGCAACGCTGCGATGACGGTACAGGACACATTCCTTCTTCGCACGATTAAGCTGAGTAACATCAAATTCGAGTGGGGAGTTGTATCCGAGCCGGTGAATCCTGCTCGTCCGATAAGTTCGGCATACGGAGCAAACCATATGTTCGGCATTAGCACCGAGTCGAAACATGCGGATGCGGCTTGGAAGTTCATCGAGTTCATCAACAGTGAGGATTTTGCCAAAGGGTACGTAAAGGATGGCGAATTTGGGGATGGATTGCCGACCAACGAATGCTGCAAGAAGTGGGGCAATAAAGTCGATCTTAGCGGCCTCTACCGGTTGGCTCCGGTCAAAGAGAAATATGATTCGAACATTCCGGATATCTGGGAATTTCTTTCTAAAGAAGGGAACTCGGCATTCAAATCTGTCTTGAAGGGCACACAGAGCCTTGATTCCATGTTAGCCAGTCTTCAAAAGAAAGCACAAGCAGAACTAGATAAAGCATGGGCCAAGAAGGGAAAATAA
- a CDS encoding ABC transporter substrate-binding protein, translated as MKDRLRAPNIAWLLLGLILLLQGCADKETEPFAPNQPLTLKVMYAWGEEDFYNRFGKEFQLKYPNVDFRFVGNPEYHPDLTAEENEQALLAHIAKERPDVLRIGGGGDLEAVAAAGKLIDLGPWMKRDNFSLDGIYPPVLHAIQMQGRGTMYGLSPTFVSSAVYYNKDLFEQYGVTPPQDKMIWEQLLDLAARFPVEGSPEERIYGFAEESATEGSIFGLMNRIAQTEQIALIDASGTRLLFDSDGWRRITKLTVQSMTSNSVYFPEKLTIGQSMTPDNDLFVSGRAAMIVSGDYRMGLLEDKNHTMQASPSPKEPLRWGMLPVPIDPVNPQSANEIYVFETYGIGADSTAKAAAWELVKFINGDEWAKAQSRTRGGGNLLARTAYNKDRFNHEDIEVFYSVKPQSGEELRQIRQVPPEFKTSFADIVREELESIAADKQSVDQAVQKIQTRGQAELDSFNARTEENNGVH; from the coding sequence ATGAAAGATCGGCTTCGCGCACCGAACATCGCATGGCTGCTCCTCGGCTTGATCCTGCTGCTGCAAGGCTGTGCCGACAAGGAAACCGAGCCCTTCGCTCCGAACCAGCCCCTTACCTTAAAAGTCATGTACGCTTGGGGAGAGGAGGACTTCTATAATCGGTTCGGCAAGGAGTTTCAACTGAAGTATCCGAATGTGGACTTTCGCTTCGTCGGGAATCCGGAGTATCATCCCGATTTAACAGCCGAAGAGAATGAACAGGCATTGCTTGCCCATATCGCGAAGGAACGGCCTGATGTTCTCAGAATTGGTGGCGGCGGAGATTTAGAAGCGGTGGCGGCTGCGGGTAAGCTCATTGATTTGGGACCATGGATGAAACGGGACAATTTTTCACTGGACGGAATTTATCCCCCCGTTCTCCATGCGATTCAAATGCAGGGCCGCGGAACGATGTACGGACTGTCCCCCACATTCGTAAGCTCGGCCGTATACTATAACAAGGACTTATTTGAACAGTACGGGGTTACGCCGCCCCAGGATAAGATGATCTGGGAACAATTGCTTGATTTAGCTGCACGCTTCCCGGTTGAAGGTTCCCCGGAAGAACGCATATACGGGTTTGCTGAGGAATCCGCTACCGAAGGTTCTATATTTGGCCTCATGAATCGCATCGCCCAGACCGAGCAGATCGCATTAATTGATGCTTCAGGGACACGATTGCTGTTCGACTCGGACGGCTGGCGACGGATAACGAAGCTAACGGTGCAGAGCATGACCTCTAATTCTGTCTATTTTCCTGAAAAGCTGACGATTGGTCAAAGCATGACGCCGGACAATGATCTGTTCGTATCGGGCAGAGCCGCCATGATCGTCTCGGGCGATTATAGAATGGGTTTGTTGGAAGACAAGAACCACACCATGCAAGCTTCACCTTCCCCGAAGGAGCCGCTGCGTTGGGGAATGTTGCCGGTTCCGATCGATCCCGTAAACCCGCAATCCGCGAACGAGATCTATGTGTTTGAAACGTACGGCATTGGGGCCGACTCTACCGCCAAGGCAGCAGCCTGGGAACTTGTGAAGTTCATCAACGGCGACGAATGGGCAAAAGCTCAATCTCGTACCAGAGGCGGGGGGAATCTGCTGGCGCGTACCGCATATAATAAAGACCGCTTCAATCATGAAGATATTGAGGTATTCTATTCAGTCAAACCGCAGAGCGGAGAAGAACTGCGGCAAATCCGCCAAGTCCCGCCTGAATTCAAGACATCGTTCGCAGATATCGTAAGGGAAGAACTCGAATCGATCGCAGCGGACAAGCAGAGTGTCGATCAGGCCGTACAGAAGATTCAGACACGAGGCCAGGCGGAGCTTGATTCCTTCAATGCCCGGACGGAAGAGAATAACGGGGTTCATTAA
- a CDS encoding ABC transporter ATP-binding protein, with product MLRLKLPEKPGMAAADRAGGRASAGGPSKKPRAKDWSGTLLRIWRYMSGHTGLLALIFLMVLLTSGLSLLGPFLVGYAIDHHIKTQEGGNFLLLLVLLGVVYLLYSAALFLQNYWMIGVAQKAVYAMRSDLFGKLHTLPVQFYTKRQHGELMSRITNDIDNVSQTLNSSFIQLSSSILTFVGMLTLMLWLSPLLTLITLTIVPLMFLGMKWITRRTGRFFKEQQRNLGDMNGFIEETFSGQKIVKSFSQEQKVIQEFAEKSERLKASGYWAQTYSGFIPKLMNVLNNMSFAIIAGAGGVLALHNLVSIGVIVTFSEYARQFTRPLNDLANQFNTFLSAIAGAERVFEVLEEREEGQDEKDAIRLQRVRGEIEFVDVSFAYEKDGRTLRDVSFRAEPGQTVALVGPTGAGKTTITQLLSRFYDYDSGQIYLDGVELSTIDRKNLRSHMGFVLQDSFLFQGTIRDNIRYGRLDATDEEVEQAARLANAHSFIMKLPQGYETELSQDGSGISQGQKQLLSIARAVLADPAILILDEATSSIDTITEMKIQEALYRLMEGRTSIVIAHRLNTIQQADCILVLEDGRIIEQGSHESLLRQQGFYHGLVQSQFRRQSG from the coding sequence ATGCTGAGGCTGAAGCTGCCGGAGAAGCCCGGCATGGCCGCTGCAGACCGGGCCGGAGGCAGAGCGTCAGCCGGCGGTCCTTCGAAGAAGCCGCGGGCCAAGGACTGGTCAGGCACGCTGCTGCGCATATGGCGTTACATGTCCGGCCACACAGGACTGCTGGCCCTTATTTTCCTTATGGTATTGCTGACGTCCGGGCTTAGCTTGCTCGGTCCCTTCCTGGTCGGGTATGCGATCGACCATCATATCAAGACGCAGGAAGGCGGCAACTTTCTGCTGCTCCTCGTCCTGCTCGGCGTCGTGTACCTGCTGTATTCGGCCGCGCTCTTCCTGCAGAACTACTGGATGATCGGCGTCGCGCAGAAGGCGGTCTATGCGATGCGCTCCGATCTGTTCGGGAAGCTCCACACGCTGCCGGTGCAGTTCTATACGAAGCGGCAGCATGGCGAGCTGATGAGCCGGATTACGAACGATATCGACAATGTGAGCCAGACGCTGAACAGCTCGTTCATTCAGCTGTCCTCCAGCATTCTGACCTTTGTCGGCATGCTGACCTTGATGCTGTGGCTGAGCCCGCTGCTGACGCTGATCACGCTGACGATCGTGCCGCTCATGTTCCTTGGTATGAAATGGATTACGCGGCGGACCGGACGGTTTTTCAAGGAGCAGCAGCGCAATCTTGGGGATATGAACGGATTCATTGAGGAGACGTTCTCGGGGCAGAAGATCGTGAAGAGCTTCTCGCAGGAGCAGAAGGTCATTCAAGAGTTCGCCGAGAAGAGCGAACGGTTGAAGGCTTCCGGGTATTGGGCCCAGACGTATTCAGGCTTCATTCCGAAGCTGATGAACGTGCTGAACAATATGAGCTTCGCCATCATCGCGGGAGCGGGCGGCGTGCTGGCGCTCCACAATCTCGTCTCGATCGGGGTCATCGTAACCTTCTCCGAGTACGCGCGGCAATTCACCCGGCCGCTGAACGATCTGGCGAACCAGTTCAATACCTTCCTGTCCGCGATTGCCGGGGCGGAGCGGGTATTTGAAGTGCTGGAGGAGCGCGAGGAGGGGCAGGATGAGAAGGATGCGATCCGGCTGCAGCGGGTGCGCGGCGAGATCGAGTTCGTGGATGTCTCGTTCGCCTACGAGAAGGACGGACGCACCTTGAGGGATGTCTCCTTCCGGGCGGAGCCCGGCCAGACAGTTGCCCTGGTCGGGCCGACCGGAGCGGGCAAGACGACGATTACCCAACTGCTCAGCCGTTTCTATGACTATGACAGCGGCCAGATCTATCTCGACGGCGTCGAGCTGTCCACCATAGACCGCAAAAATCTGCGCAGCCATATGGGCTTCGTGCTGCAGGATTCCTTCCTGTTCCAGGGCACCATTCGCGACAATATCCGCTATGGCCGGCTGGATGCCACCGACGAGGAGGTCGAGCAGGCCGCGCGGCTGGCGAATGCCCATTCATTCATCATGAAGCTGCCGCAGGGGTACGAGACGGAGCTGAGCCAGGACGGCAGCGGCATTAGTCAGGGCCAGAAGCAGCTGCTGTCGATTGCGCGGGCGGTGCTGGCCGATCCGGCCATACTCATCCTGGACGAAGCGACCAGCAGCATCGACACGATTACGGAGATGAAGATACAGGAGGCGCTGTACCGGCTGATGGAGGGGCGAACGAGCATCGTTATCGCGCACCGCCTCAATACGATTCAGCAGGCCGACTGCATCCTCGTGCTGGAGGACGGGCGCATCATCGAGCAGGGAAGCCACGAGTCGCTGCTACGGCAGCAGGGCTTCTACCACGGCTTGGTGCAGAGCCAGTTCCGGCGCCAATCGGGATAG
- a CDS encoding ABC transporter ATP-binding protein has product MRKILSFLRPYRGPMSFALALMLVELIVDLWLPLLMARIINEGIVAHHLPAVVKWGGLMVGLALFGFVCGIVNSYYAAHVSQNFGYDIRKHLFEKIQSFSFSNFSRFPTATLITRVTSDVTTMQNVVFMGLRIMMRAPLMMIGGLVMALLVNFKLALILAVVTPMLFILLVWLMKKAFLLFRSVQDRLDRVNGVLRENLFGMRLIKAFVRDKHEVERFEEANGQLMDRTVAALRLIEFTVPLLLLLMNGSILFVLWYGGLGVQSGSTDLGEVVAIVNYTTRITGALSMVSMIMMNLSRAKASAQRIADVLQSEVDVTDAADADPDAAVSEGRVEFQHVSFRYPDTEAPVLQDVSFTVRSGETIAIMGATGSGKSSLFQLIPRLYDVSEGRVLLDGMDVRRMTMEQLRRHIGYVPQEVMLFSGTVKDNIRWGKQDASDDEVMEAAQRAQIHDTIMKLPRQYDTMLGQKGINLSGGQKQRLSIARALIRKPKLLLLDDSTSALDVKTEARLLEALGANPCTTLIITQKISTALQADAVILIDDGRILDQGSHDELMRRSELYRRIVQSQFERGEGVTC; this is encoded by the coding sequence ATGAGGAAAATACTATCATTTCTGCGGCCCTATCGGGGGCCGATGAGCTTCGCGCTTGCGCTCATGCTGGTGGAGCTGATCGTGGATCTGTGGCTCCCGCTGCTCATGGCTCGAATTATTAATGAAGGGATTGTCGCCCATCATCTTCCCGCGGTTGTGAAGTGGGGAGGACTGATGGTCGGCTTGGCGTTGTTCGGCTTCGTATGCGGCATCGTCAACTCGTACTATGCGGCGCATGTCAGCCAGAACTTCGGCTATGATATCCGGAAGCACCTGTTCGAGAAAATTCAGTCCTTCTCATTTTCCAATTTCAGCCGCTTCCCGACGGCGACGCTGATTACGCGGGTGACGTCGGACGTGACGACGATGCAGAATGTCGTGTTCATGGGATTGCGCATCATGATGAGGGCGCCGCTGATGATGATTGGCGGCCTCGTGATGGCGCTGCTGGTCAACTTCAAGCTGGCGCTGATTCTGGCCGTCGTCACGCCGATGCTGTTCATCTTGCTCGTCTGGCTGATGAAGAAGGCGTTCCTCCTGTTCCGTTCGGTGCAGGATCGTCTGGACCGGGTGAATGGGGTGCTGCGCGAGAACCTGTTCGGCATGCGGCTCATCAAGGCGTTCGTTCGCGACAAGCATGAAGTCGAACGCTTCGAGGAGGCGAACGGGCAGCTGATGGATCGGACGGTCGCTGCGCTGCGCCTGATTGAGTTCACGGTTCCGCTCCTCCTGCTGCTAATGAACGGAAGCATCCTGTTCGTGCTGTGGTATGGCGGGCTGGGCGTGCAGAGCGGCAGCACTGACCTCGGCGAAGTGGTGGCCATCGTCAATTATACGACGCGGATTACGGGAGCGCTGTCAATGGTCTCCATGATTATGATGAATCTGTCGCGCGCCAAGGCGTCCGCCCAACGGATAGCCGATGTGCTGCAGAGCGAGGTCGACGTGACGGATGCGGCCGATGCCGATCCGGATGCGGCGGTAAGCGAAGGCCGCGTGGAATTCCAGCACGTCAGCTTCCGCTATCCGGACACCGAGGCACCTGTGCTGCAGGACGTGTCGTTCACGGTACGCTCGGGCGAGACGATAGCGATCATGGGAGCGACCGGCTCCGGGAAATCATCCCTGTTCCAGCTGATTCCCCGGCTGTACGATGTCAGCGAGGGACGCGTCCTGCTGGACGGGATGGACGTCCGCCGCATGACGATGGAGCAGCTCCGCCGCCACATCGGTTATGTGCCGCAGGAGGTCATGTTGTTCAGCGGCACGGTGAAGGACAATATCCGCTGGGGCAAGCAGGATGCCTCCGATGACGAGGTCATGGAGGCGGCGCAGCGCGCCCAGATTCATGACACGATTATGAAGCTTCCCCGCCAATATGACACGATGCTCGGGCAGAAGGGGATCAATCTGTCCGGCGGACAGAAGCAGCGGCTGTCGATTGCCCGGGCGTTGATCCGGAAGCCGAAGCTGCTCCTGCTGGATGACAGCACGAGCGCGCTGGATGTGAAGACCGAGGCGCGGCTGCTGGAGGCATTGGGGGCTAATCCTTGCACGACATTGATTATTACACAGAAAATCAGCACCGCCCTCCAGGCGGATGCCGTTATTCTCATCGATGACGGACGCATATTGGATCAGGGAAGCCATGACGAACTGATGCGCCGCAGCGAACTGTACAGGCGCATCGTGCAGTCCCAGTTCGAGCGAGGGGAGGGGGTTACATGCTGA